GCTTGAATGCACTCTTCGCCCGCGGCTTCACCGTTGTTGATCCCTTGCCGCACGTAAGCCGAGGCGATCGTGTTCGATAGCCCCAACGCTCCAGGCGCAGCGTACGTTCGCGTCGACGTACCGCCGAAGCCGTTCAAACCCTGCAGTTGAGACAGTAGGCCTCCTTGGAACGCAAACGACGTGAGCCATGTCGCGCCATCGTTCTGTTCCAGCGCCTTTGTCCGAAGCTCGCTGTAGTTGGAAGAAGTCGTCGCAAAATCCCAGGCGATGAGGTTTGTCGGAGCGACGGTATTCTTGAAATTCTTTGCTTCCCAACGACCTTCGCTGATGAGGAAAAGCGTGAGCGCCACGTTGGCCCCCGTGCCGATCGCCACCATTCGCAGCGGAAGCGTCGGGTTTGCCCCCGGCTGCACGACGCGTACGGGCTTCATCGCGCTCACGTCCTTTTCCGGCGCAAGTTTCAGCGCGATGAAGTCGAAGCCTTCGGCCACGTAGGCATCGACCACCGGTTGCGTCGATGGATCGAGCGCAAAACCGGCATTGGTGAGCCACGTGTTGAGCGCTCCGGGCACTTCCGTGCTGAGCGTCACGGTTTCGTAAGGACCAACCGATCCGCGATGAACGACGGTCACGGCAGGCCCGCCGCCTCCACCCGTTCCTTCGCCGGCAAAATCGGCGCGGGTCGCAGCGTCTGCCGACATGCCGCACCCAAAGCTCGGGCTGCTGCCGTTCGCACACGTGATTTGCGGCTGAAAGATCTGCGTGGTCGTCGCCGAATCGAGCGTGTCGAACCATGCATCGGTCGACACCTGAATGATCGCGCCAGGTTTGACCGGCAAAACCCACGCAAAACTCTCGGGCGCCCCGGCGTATTCGATTTGATCCCAAAGCACCGTCTGCTTGGGCGAAATGGAAAGCGCCATACGATGACCAGTCACGACGGTGTTTTCCTTGGGCGGGGGAACGCACGCGCCGCAGGCATCAGCATCGTGCGTCAGTCCGAAGGTGGAAAAACAGGCCGCAACGAGCGCAGGAAGAACGAAACGAAGTCGCATGGCAGTCTCCTTTCGAGAGTCCGACGGAAGGATATCCTGCGTCGGCTGAGCAAGAGCGATGCCGGGAGAGCACCTGGCCCGAGGGGTTCGGAACGCGGCCAAAGTGTGCCAAGCAAGGCAGCCACGTCCCGGATTACGGAGTCGTCCGCGCCACGTCGACGCGGCACTGCACGGGCAAGGTCAGACCGACTTGCTCGATGGAGATGTGTGTTTGCGAGATGCCCTGCGGCGGCTCGCAACTGACGACGTTGAGCGGCGCTTTTTCGGATTCCGCGGTGCGCGCGAATGCACGCGTGCGCTCGACCCAGCGCTTGACGAGCTCTGCGCGGTGCGCTTCGGGGTTGCGCAGCTTGACCTCGGGAGCGCCGAAGGCCGTGTCGAGCTGCGGTTGATCCTCGGGCGGAGGCGGCAATAGCGGTTTCGAGTCGTTCGATGCTTCCACGAGGGACGTCAAAACGCGCGCGCGCGCCCAATAATTCGCTTCGTTCGCGAGTGGCACTTCGACACTGCCATCCACGGTCACGACGTACTTCACGGGCGCGTCGTCTTTCGCCTTGCGGCCCGATCCGATGCTCGAAACGTTCGCACCGAGCATCGTCGTCGTAGCTTGGCCGCCGGTTGCAGCGGCAAACCGTTCCTGCACGACTTGTGCTGCTTTTTCGAGACTGGCGAGCACGGCTTTGACGTCGGTGCCTTCGAGGCGCAGGACAAACGGTACACACACGAGATCCGGGCGTACGACGAGGTCACCGCGCGTGTCGTGGCGCGGGATCGCGGGGGAGCTCGGGCCGGAAAATGAAGGCGATGACGGCGCTGAATACGACGAGCTCGACAGGAGAGATGGTGTCGAAGGCTCGGCGTACTGACTGCCCCCACAAGCAGCGACGGAGAGCGCTGCGGCGAACATGACGATGGAACGCGTGTGCATCATGGGGGCGAGTTTACGAGCAAAACGGCGCGGCGCGCTGGCACAACGGCGAACGTCGTGCTCTAACGTGCGACGCGTTTCGAGGCCCCTGCCGTGTCCGCCGTGCACCAACGATTCCAAGAAATTTTCGCTTCTCGCCCCGTGATCCTCGCGCCGATGGAGGACGTATCGGATGCCGTGTTTCGCGCCCTGTGCCGAGAGCTCGGCGCCGAGCTGTGCGTGACCGAGTTCGTCAATGTGGAAGGGCTCTTGCGAGGGTGCCGAAACGCCAAGCGCAAGCTGACCCTCGGCGCGGACGACCAACCCACGGCCATCCAGATTTACGGATCGGACCCGGACCGTTTGGCGGAAGCGGCCGAAGTCGCCGAAGAAGCACGGCCGTCGTTCATCGACATCAATTGTGGATGTTGGGTGCCGAAAATCGCCGGGCGCGGCGCTGGAGCTGGTTGGCTGCGCAATCCGGGGGCCATGGTCGCGATGGCAGACATGGTCGTGAAACGCGTGTCGCTCCCAGTGACGATCAAGACGCGTATTGGATGGGGACCGGAATCGGAGATGCCCATCGTCGATCTCGCCCGGCGGCTCGAGGACGTAGGCGTGGCAGCCCTGACCGTTCATTGCCGCACGGCCAACATGGGTCATTCGGGAGCGGCCGATTGGCAATGGGCGCGGCGAGCTCGGGAAGTGGTGAAAATTCCGGTCATCGTCAATGGCGATATCAAGACTGCCCAGGACGCACGGCGCGCATTGGACGAAACGGGTTGTGCTGGCGTGATGGTCGGCCGGCGTGCAATCGAGCATCCGTGGATTTTTCGCGAGGCCAATGCGCTATTGCGAGAAGGACGTGAGATCGATCCGCCCACGGCCGAAGAACGAATTGCATTGTGCAAAAAACACCTGGTGATGAATACGCGAGGGCGTGGAGAGCCGGCGGGTGTGCGGGTTACGCGGAGACATTTGGCGGGTTATCTGCACGGATTGCAC
The Polyangiaceae bacterium genome window above contains:
- a CDS encoding DUF2330 domain-containing protein; this encodes MRLRFVLPALVAACFSTFGLTHDADACGACVPPPKENTVVTGHRMALSISPKQTVLWDQIEYAGAPESFAWVLPVKPGAIIQVSTDAWFDTLDSATTTQIFQPQITCANGSSPSFGCGMSADAATRADFAGEGTGGGGGPAVTVVHRGSVGPYETVTLSTEVPGALNTWLTNAGFALDPSTQPVVDAYVAEGFDFIALKLAPEKDVSAMKPVRVVQPGANPTLPLRMVAIGTGANVALTLFLISEGRWEAKNFKNTVAPTNLIAWDFATTSSNYSELRTKALEQNDGATWLTSFAFQGGLLSQLQGLNGFGGTSTRTYAAPGALGLSNTIASAYVRQGINNGEAAGEECIQAMTNISASGLMVTNPCPLDKPYDDPSCGAVGAGEIDARTLACGLVDNIEGALDDVAVALNGLHPKDVWLTRIEADLPRSALANDLIVQAAAEQSSVDNIKIAAIAKNVQVICGDGGAVAPIAKSGDRSGPGRRGDLVVLVGLGLLSLAALARRRFVTA
- the dusB gene encoding tRNA dihydrouridine synthase DusB, which produces MEDVSDAVFRALCRELGAELCVTEFVNVEGLLRGCRNAKRKLTLGADDQPTAIQIYGSDPDRLAEAAEVAEEARPSFIDINCGCWVPKIAGRGAGAGWLRNPGAMVAMADMVVKRVSLPVTIKTRIGWGPESEMPIVDLARRLEDVGVAALTVHCRTANMGHSGAADWQWARRAREVVKIPVIVNGDIKTAQDARRALDETGCAGVMVGRRAIEHPWIFREANALLREGREIDPPTAEERIALCKKHLVMNTRGRGEPAGVRVTRRHLAGYLHGLHGAAALRRMLNECDSLDGCLSILDEALARRAA